The Rhodospirillales bacterium genome includes the window CCGCCATTTACATCGTCACCAATAAAAAACACGGCGTTCTCTATACGGGTGTCACATCGAATCTTTCCAAACGAATTTACGAACACAAAAACAAAATCACGGGGGGCTTCACAGCCAAATATAACTGTAACAAACTTGTCTATTACGAACTTTTTAATGACATGGAACACGCCATCAGCAGAGAAAAACAAATCAAAAGTGGTTCCCGAAAAAAGAAAATAGAACTGATTGAAAAACTCAATCCCGAATGGCGCGATCTCTGTAGCGAAATCACAAAATAGATTGCTTCGCTACGCTCGCAATGACGAGTTTTAAACCTTACCTTTGTAGGAATTTTATCCCGCATCCCTCCTCACTGCCCCAAAGCACCTGCTGCATACGCTCATTGATTGACTCCTCCCTGACTTTTCCCTATACCGGAAGAACATTTTTCATAGAACAACGAGAGACGATGATGGGAAAATTCTTCTGGGCACCGGAAAGCTTGCGCGATGCCTTTGGTTTTGCTGGCTGGGACAAAAAAATAAAACTGGTCGAGCCACCATATGATCCCAATCAACGCATCACAATTGACGAACGCGTCCATCCACTGGGCGGCATTACCGAACACCGGATTGAATCCAATGAAGTCACCCAAACCTTCGATTCAAACGCATCCCGCAAAGGCGGTGTTTTCGACGACGTGAAAAACCTGCTCACAAACAAAACCGTCACCATCGGCCTGACGGCACCCGTATCCGGGGCCGAAAACGAGGAAGACAAAGGTCTAAAACTCCTCATCGCCTTCCGCAAAGCCCGCTTTTCCGCCGAATACAAACCCGCCGCCATCAAGCTCAATAACCTGACATGGTGGGCCGGAACGGATAGCGCCGCTTTTGAACCAAAAGCAAAACAAGTTATGAGTTTTGTAAAAGCAGCCAGCGCCGCCGCCGATCAGGGGCAAGCCCCGACGCGGGAAATGGTCAAAAACCTGCGTAATGCCATAGACGAAAAAGAAGAAACCATTCTTGATATGTTTATCGAAATGGCTGCTTTTTACGATAAGATGCAGGGGCTTACCGGGGATACGAAAAGTGGTGTGCAAAGCAACGTTGCAACAGCCTATCTCTTGAAGAAAAATCCATAGCAGTCTAAGACTTTGTCATGAGCTTGCAAAAACCAACCATTGTCCTGTTTGACATGGACGGCACCACCGTGCGGCATTTAAACCCGCGGCTGCTCCATATTCTGGAATGGCTGGACGATCTTTCCTACAAAGTTGCCAAGTTTTTCTCGCGCCTGTTCCGCCGGAAAATCCGGCACATGCCGCTGACCGAGTATCGCTCCGGCAAGCGGCCCAAGCGCCTCGTCCACCGGGCCATTCACAAGATCCGCCGCAAACCGGTCGAGGAAATCGTTGCGCCCTGCCCCGGCATTTATGACATTCTCGACTTGTTCAAAGCCCACAACATCCCGATGGGGCTGGTGAGCTCCGGCATGGGCAAGGGCTATGGCCACGATATTCTGGAAACGTTCGAGCTAACCCCCTATTTTGCCGTCACTGTCTTCCGCGAGGATATCCGCAAATCCAAACCGAACCCGGAGCCGCTGCT containing:
- a CDS encoding GIY-YIG nuclease family protein, coding for MKQPAIYIVTNKKHGVLYTGVTSNLSKRIYEHKNKITGGFTAKYNCNKLVYYELFNDMEHAISREKQIKSGSRKKKIELIEKLNPEWRDLCSEITK
- a CDS encoding HAD-IA family hydrolase, with amino-acid sequence MSLQKPTIVLFDMDGTTVRHLNPRLLHILEWLDDLSYKVAKFFSRLFRRKIRHMPLTEYRSGKRPKRLVHRAIHKIRRKPVEEIVAPCPGIYDILDLFKAHNIPMGLVSSGMGKGYGHDILETFELTPYFAVTVFREDIRKSKPNPEPLLKALSDLPLPPQENDVIWYIGDRRKDVLAALTAAEHLPCPIIPLAYNLHAAIAILENNLPAEHIIMAWPDLLQKLEDIIPKAGKKFA